A region of the Variovorax sp. 54 genome:
GGAAGCCGCGCGCATGGACGGCGCGAGTTCGTTCCAGCGCTTCTTCTATCTCACCATTCCGCACCTCGGCCGCCCGATGGCGGTCGTGATCATGATCGAGATGATCTTCCTGCTCAGCGTGTTCGCCGAGATCGCCATCACCACCAATGGCGGCCCGGGCAACGAGAGCACGAACATGACCTACATGATCTTCAAGCAGTCGCTCATGAATTTCGATGTGGGCGTGGCCTCCGCCGGTGCGCTGTTCGCGGTGGTGCTGGCGAACATCGTCGCGGTGTTCCTCATCCGCATCATCGGCAAGAACCTTGATTGAAGAAGGAACGACCATGCAACCCAGCAACTTCCTTCCCCAGCTGCTGCGCACCGTCGGTGCGTGGGCCGTGGCACTGCTCCTGTTCTTCCCGCTCGGCTGGCTGTTCCTCACGGCCTTCAAGACGGAGCTGCAGGCGATCCACGTGCCGCCGCTGTTCATCTTCGAGCCCACGCTCGACAACTTCGGCGAAGTGCAGCGCCGCAGCGACTACCTGCTGTATGCGCGCAACTCGCTCATCACCAGCCTGGGCTCGACCATCCTGGGCCTGCTCATCGCCGCACCCGCCGCGTACTCGATGGCGTTCTTTCGCACGAAGAAGACGCGCGACATCCTCATGTGGATGCTCTCCACCAAGATGATGCCGGCCGTCGGTGCGCTGGTGCCGATCTACGTGCTCGCGCAGACCGCCGGCATGCTGGATTCGCTCACCGCGCTGACCATCGTGTTCACGCTGTCGAACCTGCCGATCATGGTCTGGATGCTCTACAGCGCCTACAAGGACATTCCGAACGAGATCCTCGAAGCCGCGCGCATGGACGGCGCCAGCCTGTGGACCGAGTTCCGCCACGTCGTGCTGCCGCTGTCGGTCGGCGGGCTCGCATCGACCGGCCTGCTGTGCCTGGTGCTGAGCTGGAACGAGGCCTTCTGGGCCCTGAACCTCACCTCCGCCAAGGCCGGCACGCTGGCCACGCTCATTGCCTCGTACTCCAGCCCCGAGGGCCTGTTCTGGGCCAAGTTATCGGCTGCCTCGCTGATGGCCATCGCGCCCATCGTCGTGTTCGGCTGGTTCAGCCAGAAGCAGCTCGTGCAGGGCCTGACCTTCGGCGCCGTCAAGTAAAGAAAGGGAGACATCTCATGGCCTACCTCGAACTCAAGAACATCAAGAAGAGCTTTGGTGACGTCCACATCATCAAGGGCGTCGACCTCGAAATCCAGAAAGGCGAATTCATCGTCTTCGTCGGGCCTTCGGGCTGCGGCAAGTCGACGCTGTTGCGCCTGATCGCGGGGCTCGAACCCATCACCAGCGGCAACCTGATGCTCGACGGCAAGGACATCACCTGGGCGCCTTCGGGCAAGCGCGACCTCGCGATGGTGTTCCAGAGCTACGCGCTGTACCCGCACATGAGCGTGTACGACAACATGTCCTTCGCGCTCAAGCTCGCGGGCGTGCCCAAGAGCGAGATCAAGACCAAGGTCGAGCACGCGGCGAAGACGCTGAACCTTACGCAGTACCTCGACCGCACGCCGAAGGATTTGTCGGGCGGCCAGCGCCAGCGCGTGGCCATCGGCCGCGCCATCGTGCGCGCGCCGAAGGTGTTCCTGTTTGACGAGCCGCTGTCGAACCTCGACGCGGCGCTGCGCGGCAACACGCGTGTCGAGATCCACAAGCTGCACCGCGCGCTGGGCGCGACCACCATCTACGTCACGCACGACCAGGTCGAAGCCATGACGCTGGCCGACCGCGTGGTGGTGCTGAAGGACGGCCTCATCGAACAGGTCGGCACGCCGCTCGAGCTCTACGACCGCCCGGCCAACCAGTTCGTCGCGCAGTTCATCGGCATGCCGTCGATGAACATGGTCGCGGCGAGCGCGATCCCGAGCTTTTCCGCTGCGACCGGCGGGCGCCTGCCGAGCGACGGCTTCCTGGGTGTGCGTCCCGAAGGCCTGCGCGTGCATCCGAAGCAGAACGCAGCCGCTGGCGTGCCAGGCCGCGTCGAGCTCATCGAAGCGCTGGGTGCCGACACGCTGATCCACGTGCACGTGGGCGGCGTGCCGCTCATCGCGCGCCAGAACGAGCGCACGCCGCTGCAGGCTGGTGACGACGTGGCGGTCGAGCTCGATCCGTCCGTGCTGCACCTGTTCAGCCGCGAAGGCCGCGCGGTGGCCGCCTGACCCGACCTCACTTCATTTTTCCGGACCTTTCCTGTGACCCTCGCAGCAGCAGCGGCCCTCGTGCCCACCCCACCGGCGCCTTCGGAATTCACGGTGCTTCACCTCGGCCTCGGCTCGTTCCACCGTGCCCACCAGGCCGTCTACCTGCAGCGGCTGATCGATGCGGGCGACACCCGCTGGTCGCTGTCGGGCGCCAACATCCGGCCGGACATGGCCGAGGTCGTCGCAGCGTTGCAGGCCCAGGGCGGGCGCTACACGCTCGAGACGGTGTCGCCGGCCGGCGAGTACCGCTACGAGCAGATCGAAGCGATCCGCGAAGTGCTGCCGTACGAACCGTCGCTGGCCGCAGTGATTGCGCGCGGCGCCGCGCCGTCCACGCGCATCGTCTCCTTCACCGTGACCGAGGCGGGCTACTACCTCGACACCAAGGGCCGGCTGGACCTGTCGTTCGCCGACCTCGCGGCCGACATCGAACGCGCGCGGCGTGGCGAGGCCGGCGAGACGATCTACGGTGCGGTCTGCGCGATCCTGCGGGCACGGCGTGCCGCGCAGGCGGGCCCCGTGACACTGCTGAACTGCGACAACCTGCGCCACAACGGCGACCGCTTCCGCGCGGGCTTGCTCGAATTCATCGCGCTGGTCGGCGACGCGCCGCTGCAGGCCTGGGTGGATGCCAACACCCGCTGCCCGAACGCGATGGTCGACCGCATCACGCCGCGGCCCCCGCCCGAGTTGCGCGCGCGCGTGCAGGCCGCCACGGGCCGCGACGATGGCGCCGCGGTCACGGGCGAGAGCTTCATCCAGTGGGTGATCGAAGACGATTTCGTCGCCGGCCGGCCCGACTGGGACCGCGTGGGTGCCGAGCTGGTCGACTCGGTGCAGCCGTATGAGGAGGCCAAGATCCGCATCCTCAACGCCACGCACAGCTGCATCGCCTGGGCGGGCACGCTGGCGGGGCTGGGGTTCATCCACGAAGGCACGCACGACGCGGCCATTCGCCGGATGGCTTTCGACTACGTGACCGACGACGTCATCCCGTGCCTGAGCCCGAGCCCGATCGACCTCGCGGCCTACCGCGACGTGGTGCTCGACCGCTTCGGCAACCCCGCGATCCGCGACACCAACCAGCGCGTGGCGGCCGACGGCTTTTCGAAGATCCCGGGCTTCATCGCACCGACCGTGCGCGAGCGCCTCGCGGCGGGGCAGGGCATCGACAGCGTGGCGATGCTGCCTGCGCTGTTCCTCGCGTTCCTGCAGCGCTGGCATCGGGGCGAGCTGCCCTACGCCTACCAGGACCAGAGCATGGACGACGCCGTGGCGCACGCCCTCTGTGACGCGGCCGACCCGGTGGCGGCGTTGTGCGCCGATGCCGGGCTGTGGGGCAGCCTCGCGGGCGATGCGCGGCTGGTCGACGCGGTGCGCCGTGCCGGCGAGCGCGTGGCGCGCTTCATCGCGGAGAAGGCCGCGCCATGAGCGGCCGGCTGCAGGACCGCCATGTGCTGCTGACCGGCGCCGCCGGCGGCATCGGTCTGGCCGTGGCCGAGGCCTGCATCGCCGAGGGCGCGCGCTGCAGCGTGATCGACCGCGCGACTGCCGCGCCCGATGCAGTGCGGGCTCTGCAGAAGCGCCACCCCGACAGCCTCGCTTACATCGCGGCCGACGTGACCGACACACAGGCCATCGCGCACATGCTGGCCGCGGCACAGGTCGCCTTCGGCCCCATTCACACGCTGTTCAACAACGCCGCCGTGTTCGACCTCGCGCCGCTGCTCGATAGCGACGAAGCCTCGTTCGATCGACTGTTCGCCGTCAACGTGAAGGGCATGTTCTTCGTGATGCAGGCCGTGCTGCGCCACATGGTCGAGGCCGGCACGCCGGGCGCGTCGGTCATCAACATGGCCTCGCAGGCCGGGCGCCGCGGCGAGGCGCTGGTGTCGCACTACTGCGCGACCAAGGCGGCCGTCATCAGCTACACGCAGAGCGCCGCGCTGGCCATGGCGCCGCACGGCATCCGCGTCAACGGCATCGCCCCCGGTGTGGTCGACACGCCGATGTGGGACCATGTCGACAGCCTGTTTGCCAAAGCCGAAGGGCTCGCGCCGGGCGAGAAGAAGCGGCGTGTCGGCCTCGACGTGCCGCTCGGGCGCATGGGCGTGCCGGGCGACATTGCAGGGGCGGCGGTGTTTCTCGCCAGCGACGAGGCGCGCTACATCACGGCGCAGACCCTCAATGTCGATGGCGGCAATGTCATGAGCTGAACTTCCTCTTTCGCATGAACGACGATTTCCATCTGTACCTCGACAGCGCCGACCTGGCCGAACTGCAGGCCTGCCTGCCGCACCCGGTGGTGCATGGCGTGACGACCAACCCGACGCTGCTGCAGCGTGCCGGCGTGGGCCGCGCGGCCGTGCCGGGGCTGCTCAAGCGCTGCATCGACCTGGGCGCGCGCCAGGTGCAGGCGCAGGTCTATTCGAGCGAAGTCGACGGCATGCTCGAAGACGCGCAGGCACTGCTGCCGCAGTTCGACCGCGGCCAGCTCGTCATCAAAATTCCCGCCACGCGCCAGGGCCTGGATGCGGGCGCGCAGCTCATCGCGCAGGGCGTGCCCGTCACCTGGACCGCCGTGTACGCGCCCGAGCAGGCGCACTTCGCCGCGCAACTGGGCGCGGCCTATGCGGCGCCGTACCTCGGCCGGCTCGAAGACGCCGGCATCGACGGGCTCGGGCTCATCGCGCAGATGCAGTCGCTGGTCGCGCGGCGCCCCGCGTCGGGCACGCGGCTGCTGGTGGCGAGCATCCGATCGCGTGCGGCGTACCTGTCGCTGCTGGCGCTGGGCGTGGGCGCCATCACCATTCCGCCGCGCCTCTTTGCCGAGCTGCTCGACCATCCCGCCACCCTGGCTGCCGAAGCGGGTTTCCTGGCCGATGCCCGGGCCTTGCCCTGACAG
Encoded here:
- a CDS encoding carbohydrate ABC transporter permease — encoded protein: MQPSNFLPQLLRTVGAWAVALLLFFPLGWLFLTAFKTELQAIHVPPLFIFEPTLDNFGEVQRRSDYLLYARNSLITSLGSTILGLLIAAPAAYSMAFFRTKKTRDILMWMLSTKMMPAVGALVPIYVLAQTAGMLDSLTALTIVFTLSNLPIMVWMLYSAYKDIPNEILEAARMDGASLWTEFRHVVLPLSVGGLASTGLLCLVLSWNEAFWALNLTSAKAGTLATLIASYSSPEGLFWAKLSAASLMAIAPIVVFGWFSQKQLVQGLTFGAVK
- a CDS encoding ABC transporter ATP-binding protein, which gives rise to MAYLELKNIKKSFGDVHIIKGVDLEIQKGEFIVFVGPSGCGKSTLLRLIAGLEPITSGNLMLDGKDITWAPSGKRDLAMVFQSYALYPHMSVYDNMSFALKLAGVPKSEIKTKVEHAAKTLNLTQYLDRTPKDLSGGQRQRVAIGRAIVRAPKVFLFDEPLSNLDAALRGNTRVEIHKLHRALGATTIYVTHDQVEAMTLADRVVVLKDGLIEQVGTPLELYDRPANQFVAQFIGMPSMNMVAASAIPSFSAATGGRLPSDGFLGVRPEGLRVHPKQNAAAGVPGRVELIEALGADTLIHVHVGGVPLIARQNERTPLQAGDDVAVELDPSVLHLFSREGRAVAA
- the dalD gene encoding D-arabinitol 4-dehydrogenase translates to MLHLGLGSFHRAHQAVYLQRLIDAGDTRWSLSGANIRPDMAEVVAALQAQGGRYTLETVSPAGEYRYEQIEAIREVLPYEPSLAAVIARGAAPSTRIVSFTVTEAGYYLDTKGRLDLSFADLAADIERARRGEAGETIYGAVCAILRARRAAQAGPVTLLNCDNLRHNGDRFRAGLLEFIALVGDAPLQAWVDANTRCPNAMVDRITPRPPPELRARVQAATGRDDGAAVTGESFIQWVIEDDFVAGRPDWDRVGAELVDSVQPYEEAKIRILNATHSCIAWAGTLAGLGFIHEGTHDAAIRRMAFDYVTDDVIPCLSPSPIDLAAYRDVVLDRFGNPAIRDTNQRVAADGFSKIPGFIAPTVRERLAAGQGIDSVAMLPALFLAFLQRWHRGELPYAYQDQSMDDAVAHALCDAADPVAALCADAGLWGSLAGDARLVDAVRRAGERVARFIAEKAAP
- a CDS encoding L-iditol 2-dehydrogenase; protein product: MSGRLQDRHVLLTGAAGGIGLAVAEACIAEGARCSVIDRATAAPDAVRALQKRHPDSLAYIAADVTDTQAIAHMLAAAQVAFGPIHTLFNNAAVFDLAPLLDSDEASFDRLFAVNVKGMFFVMQAVLRHMVEAGTPGASVINMASQAGRRGEALVSHYCATKAAVISYTQSAALAMAPHGIRVNGIAPGVVDTPMWDHVDSLFAKAEGLAPGEKKRRVGLDVPLGRMGVPGDIAGAAVFLASDEARYITAQTLNVDGGNVMS
- a CDS encoding transaldolase family protein yields the protein MNDDFHLYLDSADLAELQACLPHPVVHGVTTNPTLLQRAGVGRAAVPGLLKRCIDLGARQVQAQVYSSEVDGMLEDAQALLPQFDRGQLVIKIPATRQGLDAGAQLIAQGVPVTWTAVYAPEQAHFAAQLGAAYAAPYLGRLEDAGIDGLGLIAQMQSLVARRPASGTRLLVASIRSRAAYLSLLALGVGAITIPPRLFAELLDHPATLAAEAGFLADARALP